The following are from one region of the Nostoc cf. commune SO-36 genome:
- a CDS encoding RNA methyltransferase has translation MSLAGLRIVLVEPAGAINIGAIARVMKNFGLYNLVLVNPQCDPLSSEALMMAVHGQEIIESAVLVPTLPEALHGCVRAIATTGRVRSLETPLENPRTALPWLLEEPEKPSALIFGREDRGLSNEELNYAQRFVGIPTSPDYVALNLATAVAICCYELSQCAQPDTQTLPQTELAPIEVVEGYYQQLEALLLKIGYVYPHTAASRMGKFRQLYNRAHLKNKEVAMLRGILQQVEWALETQRDGEKL, from the coding sequence ATGAGCTTGGCTGGATTAAGAATTGTGTTGGTAGAGCCAGCTGGGGCGATAAATATCGGCGCGATCGCCAGGGTAATGAAAAATTTCGGGCTATATAATTTAGTATTAGTGAACCCCCAATGCGATCCGCTATCGTCGGAAGCTTTGATGATGGCTGTTCATGGTCAGGAAATTATCGAATCTGCGGTATTAGTGCCGACCTTACCAGAAGCATTACATGGATGTGTCAGGGCGATCGCTACTACTGGTCGCGTCCGCAGTTTGGAAACACCTCTAGAAAATCCCCGCACTGCACTACCCTGGTTACTGGAGGAACCAGAAAAACCCTCAGCATTAATCTTTGGCAGAGAAGACCGGGGATTAAGCAATGAAGAATTAAATTATGCACAGCGATTTGTTGGCATTCCCACAAGTCCAGATTATGTCGCCCTCAATTTGGCTACTGCTGTGGCAATCTGTTGTTATGAATTGTCACAATGTGCCCAGCCTGACACTCAAACCTTACCTCAAACTGAACTCGCACCAATAGAAGTTGTGGAAGGATATTACCAGCAATTAGAAGCACTATTACTGAAAATTGGTTATGTATATCCCCATACGGCAGCTAGTCGCATGGGAAAATTTCGCCAATTGTATAATCGCGCTCACCTAAAAAATAAGGAGGTAGCGATGCTGCGAGGAATTTTGCAGCAGGTAGAATGGGCCCTTGAAACTCAAAGGGATGGTGAAAAGTTGTAA
- a CDS encoding DOMON-like domain-containing protein, translated as MNDQTFTLQAFPSIVSFPNLKIAGNIARNANQLTISYTLEGDLKEIAIAPAANAPSRQHQLWENTCFEFFLGIKNSQRYWEFNLSPAGHWNVYRFDGYRQEMQEETAFEKLPFNVQNQADSLTLPLNINLDKIISVEQAIEVGITTVIKNRDDEVTYWALTHKGAEADFHLWNSFIIEL; from the coding sequence ATGAACGACCAAACATTTACTCTGCAAGCCTTCCCCTCTATCGTGTCCTTTCCTAATTTAAAAATTGCAGGCAATATCGCCCGAAATGCTAATCAACTTACCATCTCTTACACCCTAGAAGGCGACTTAAAAGAAATTGCAATCGCTCCAGCAGCAAATGCACCATCACGCCAGCATCAATTATGGGAAAATACCTGCTTTGAGTTCTTTCTTGGCATCAAGAATTCTCAACGCTATTGGGAATTCAATCTTTCTCCTGCTGGTCACTGGAATGTCTATCGATTTGATGGTTATCGTCAAGAAATGCAAGAGGAAACAGCTTTTGAAAAGCTACCCTTTAACGTTCAGAATCAAGCTGATAGTTTAACACTGCCTTTAAATATTAATTTGGATAAAATTATTTCGGTAGAACAAGCTATTGAAGTTGGTATTACTACCGTTATTAAAAATAGAGATGATGAGGTGACTTACTGGGCATTAACTCATAAAGGTGCAGAGGCGGACTTTCATTTGTGGAATAGCTTTATCATTGAGTTGTAA
- the hsdR gene encoding type I restriction-modification system endonuclease, producing MKWYDSVQLVLPNMPSLNFSFLAVHDTQLVRLGALAERYFADDPNTCLIKLRQFGELLAQLAAANVGLYEVADERQINLLNRLRDRGLIKGEVDRLFHELRKIGNQATHEISGNHRTALSGLKYARELGIWFHRSFSGNRNFDPGAFIPPPDPKIETQALKTELERLRDEVQKSFSEAEAAQALVTDETLRRSAAEDLAREVESKVQEVLNHLAEIQAQAKSETQQIIQQTITQAQVAESGILLDERETRRLIDAQLQAAGWEADSEELTHQNGVRPQKGRNLAIAEYPTANGRADYALFCGLQIVGVVEAKRQSKDVSEGALNQAKRYSEGFQITGEMFAGGLWQNYQVPFVFATNGRPYLQQLLTKSGIWFCDLRRSTNLRVCLPTWHSPQGLLDILTQDVDQAVTRLAQEGFSYGLKLRDYQIRSIQAVESALARGQRELLVAMATGTGKTKTCIGLVYRLLKTKRFRRVLFLVDRTALKEQTTNAFKDSRMENLQSFADIFEISDRHNTEFDRDLKVHITTVQGMVKRVLYPADGTIVTPDQYDCIVIDECHRGYLLDRDLSDTELEFRDFNDYVSKYRRVLEQFDAVKIGLTATPALHTTEIFGNPVYTYSYREAVIDGWLIDHEPPFQIKTKLSEEGMVWNPGEQMEFFNPQTGQLDLVHAPDEVRIDVEQFNRRVVTEEFNRVVCEALAEHIHPSLAEKTLIFCATDAHADIVVNQLKQTFQDRYDGVEDDAVVKITGNADKPLELIRKFRNEVNPKVAVTVDLLTTGIDVPAICNLVFIRRVNSRILYEQMLGRATRPCDEIGKEVFHIFDAVRLYEAIAPISTMKPIVVKS from the coding sequence GTGAAATGGTATGACTCCGTGCAGTTAGTGTTACCAAATATGCCATCATTAAACTTCTCATTTCTTGCAGTCCACGATACACAACTTGTAAGATTAGGCGCTTTAGCTGAACGATATTTTGCAGATGACCCCAATACTTGTTTAATTAAGTTGCGACAGTTTGGGGAATTGCTGGCTCAGTTAGCGGCAGCCAACGTTGGACTTTATGAGGTAGCGGATGAACGGCAGATTAATTTACTGAATCGGTTGCGCGATCGCGGTTTAATTAAAGGAGAAGTCGATCGCTTGTTTCATGAGTTACGAAAAATTGGCAATCAGGCAACTCATGAGATTTCTGGAAATCACCGCACGGCTTTAAGTGGGCTGAAGTATGCGCGTGAGTTGGGGATTTGGTTTCATCGTTCATTTAGTGGTAATCGCAATTTTGACCCAGGCGCGTTTATTCCCCCACCTGACCCCAAAATAGAGACACAGGCACTTAAAACCGAGTTAGAACGCCTCCGAGATGAAGTACAAAAGAGTTTTTCGGAGGCTGAGGCGGCACAAGCATTAGTAACAGATGAGACGCTGCGTAGAAGTGCCGCCGAAGATTTGGCACGGGAAGTAGAGTCGAAAGTACAGGAGGTGTTAAATCACCTAGCAGAAATTCAGGCTCAAGCAAAAAGTGAGACTCAGCAAATCATTCAGCAAACTATTACTCAAGCTCAAGTCGCTGAAAGTGGCATACTGCTGGATGAAAGAGAGACACGCAGACTCATTGATGCTCAACTGCAAGCAGCCGGTTGGGAAGCAGATTCCGAAGAACTGACTCATCAAAATGGTGTGCGTCCTCAAAAGGGAAGAAATTTAGCAATAGCTGAGTATCCCACTGCGAATGGACGGGCTGATTATGCGTTATTCTGCGGTTTGCAAATTGTGGGAGTAGTGGAAGCTAAACGGCAAAGCAAAGATGTTTCCGAAGGTGCGCTCAACCAAGCTAAACGATACAGTGAAGGGTTCCAAATTACGGGAGAAATGTTTGCAGGTGGGCTGTGGCAAAATTATCAGGTTCCATTTGTCTTTGCAACCAACGGACGACCATATTTACAGCAACTTCTAACTAAGAGTGGCATCTGGTTTTGTGATTTGCGGCGATCGACTAATCTTCGCGTCTGTCTACCCACCTGGCACTCTCCTCAAGGATTACTTGATATTTTAACTCAAGATGTTGACCAGGCAGTAACTCGTTTAGCCCAAGAAGGTTTTAGCTATGGGTTGAAATTGCGCGATTATCAAATTCGCTCCATTCAAGCGGTAGAGTCTGCCTTGGCACGAGGACAACGGGAATTACTCGTGGCGATGGCAACAGGAACAGGAAAAACTAAAACTTGCATTGGTTTAGTTTATCGGCTGCTGAAAACTAAGCGGTTTCGCCGGGTGTTGTTTTTAGTCGATCGCACTGCATTAAAAGAGCAAACCACTAATGCCTTTAAAGATTCTCGCATGGAAAACCTGCAAAGTTTCGCTGATATATTTGAAATTAGCGATCGCCACAACACTGAGTTTGATCGTGATCTTAAAGTTCACATTACCACGGTGCAGGGTATGGTCAAGCGAGTTCTTTACCCTGCTGATGGTACAATAGTTACACCCGATCAATATGATTGCATTGTGATCGATGAGTGTCACCGGGGCTATTTATTAGATCGAGATTTAAGTGATACAGAATTAGAGTTTCGGGATTTTAACGATTACGTGTCAAAATATCGGCGGGTTTTGGAGCAGTTCGACGCAGTTAAAATTGGTTTAACCGCAACTCCAGCGCTACATACTACAGAAATTTTTGGCAACCCTGTCTACACTTACAGTTATCGGGAAGCTGTAATCGATGGTTGGTTAATTGACCATGAGCCGCCCTTTCAAATTAAAACAAAGCTTTCTGAAGAAGGGATGGTGTGGAATCCTGGTGAGCAGATGGAGTTTTTCAATCCCCAAACAGGGCAACTTGATTTAGTTCATGCCCCGGATGAAGTGCGGATTGATGTCGAGCAATTTAACCGCCGAGTTGTGACTGAAGAATTTAATCGCGTCGTCTGTGAAGCTTTAGCGGAGCATATTCACCCCTCACTAGCAGAAAAAACCTTGATTTTTTGCGCTACTGATGCTCATGCAGATATTGTTGTCAACCAACTTAAACAGACGTTTCAGGATAGATATGACGGCGTTGAGGATGATGCTGTGGTCAAAATTACCGGGAATGCAGATAAGCCATTGGAGTTGATTCGCAAATTCCGTAATGAAGTCAATCCCAAAGTTGCTGTAACCGTAGACTTATTAACTACCGGGATTGATGTGCCGGCGATTTGTAATCTGGTGTTTATTCGCCGAGTCAATTCTCGGATTCTCTACGAGCAGATGTTGGGAAGGGCTACCCGCCCTTGTGATGAAATTGGGAAAGAAGTGTTTCACATCTTTGATGCAGTGCGGCTATATGAAGCGATCGCACCTATTTCGACGATGAAACCCATTGTAGTTAAATCCTAA
- the leuD gene encoding 3-isopropylmalate dehydratase small subunit: protein MVSEVKTVSGRGIPLVGNDIDTDRIIPARYLKAVTFDGLGEGVFIDDRTALKGEHPFDQPQYQGAKILIVNRNFGCGSSREHAPQAIAKWGIQALIGESFAEIFFGNCVAMGIPCLTADAVTVKQLQDLVAANPQAVVTVNLETLQVQIGDYTAPVAIGEGTRSTFISGTWDACGQLVANADQVRTTAAKLPYVGWGNFAAS from the coding sequence ATGGTCAGTGAAGTTAAAACAGTTTCAGGACGCGGTATACCCTTAGTGGGCAATGATATAGATACCGATCGCATCATACCCGCGCGATATTTGAAAGCCGTTACCTTTGATGGATTAGGCGAAGGTGTATTTATTGATGACCGGACAGCACTTAAAGGTGAACATCCCTTTGACCAACCCCAATACCAAGGTGCAAAGATTTTAATAGTCAACCGTAACTTTGGCTGTGGTTCATCACGAGAACATGCACCCCAAGCGATCGCAAAATGGGGAATCCAAGCTTTAATCGGTGAAAGCTTCGCCGAAATCTTTTTCGGTAACTGTGTGGCAATGGGTATACCTTGTCTGACAGCCGATGCTGTTACTGTTAAACAACTGCAAGACTTAGTTGCTGCCAATCCCCAAGCCGTTGTAACGGTGAATTTGGAAACTTTGCAAGTGCAAATTGGTGATTACACAGCCCCAGTTGCGATCGGTGAAGGTACAAGAAGTACATTTATTTCTGGGACTTGGGACGCTTGCGGTCAGTTGGTGGCGAATGCTGACCAAGTTCGGACAACGGCGGCAAAATTACCCTACGTCGGTTGGGGTAATTTTGCCGCGAGTTAA
- a CDS encoding phosphotransferase enzyme family protein, translating into MTEKFNTQGAENLVAIANQFAQLGKVAAVKPLGSGNINDTFLVTIDSSEEQHFVLQRINTQVFRQPELIMQNMCTFTEHVRHRLQHTPLNRRWEVPRVLLTKNAQDHCKDADGSFWRAISFIEGSQSFDTISDRSHAKEIGYALGMFHNLISDLPAEKLADTLTGFHITPLYLQHYEKVLAKASVSQSSEVNYCLQFVSDRQSFAHILENAKSQGILPLRLMHGDPKINNVMFDTVTQQAVSVIDLDTVKPGLVHYDIGDCLRSGCNLAGEETENWESIYFDTDLCQEILQGYLAVAKAFLTENDYAYIYDAIRLITFELGLRFFADYLAGNIYFKVKHLEHNLARALVQFKLTESIESQKIQICNIIKDMK; encoded by the coding sequence ATGACAGAAAAATTTAATACACAGGGCGCAGAAAATCTAGTAGCGATCGCTAACCAATTTGCCCAATTGGGGAAGGTTGCAGCCGTTAAACCATTGGGAAGTGGTAATATCAATGATACCTTTTTGGTGACTATAGATTCCTCAGAAGAACAACATTTTGTCCTGCAACGCATCAACACGCAGGTGTTTCGTCAGCCAGAACTGATTATGCAGAATATGTGTACCTTCACTGAACACGTTCGCCATCGGTTACAGCACACACCCCTGAATCGTCGCTGGGAAGTGCCACGCGTACTATTAACCAAAAACGCTCAAGATCACTGCAAGGATGCAGATGGCTCCTTTTGGCGGGCAATCAGCTTTATTGAAGGTTCTCAGTCCTTTGATACTATAAGCGATCGCTCACACGCCAAAGAAATCGGTTATGCCTTGGGGATGTTCCACAATCTAATCAGCGATTTGCCAGCAGAAAAACTCGCAGACACCCTCACCGGATTTCATATTACACCGCTTTATCTCCAGCATTACGAGAAAGTTTTGGCAAAAGCTAGTGTGAGTCAATCTTCTGAAGTTAATTATTGCTTGCAGTTTGTTAGCGATCGCCAATCCTTTGCACATATCCTAGAAAATGCCAAATCTCAAGGTATTCTACCCCTGCGTTTGATGCACGGCGATCCAAAAATCAACAATGTCATGTTTGACACTGTTACCCAGCAAGCCGTCAGCGTCATAGACCTCGACACTGTTAAACCCGGTTTGGTACATTACGATATTGGTGATTGCCTGCGATCGGGTTGCAATCTTGCTGGTGAAGAAACCGAGAATTGGGAAAGTATTTATTTCGACACTGATTTGTGTCAAGAAATCCTCCAAGGTTATCTTGCTGTCGCCAAAGCATTTCTTACGGAGAATGATTATGCATACATATATGATGCAATTCGTTTAATTACTTTTGAACTAGGACTGAGATTTTTTGCTGATTATTTAGCGGGGAATATCTACTTCAAAGTCAAGCATCTAGAACATAACTTAGCAAGAGCGCTCGTCCAGTTTAAGCTTACCGAAAGTATTGAATCTCAAAAAATACAGATTTGCAACATTATTAAAGATATGAAATGA
- a CDS encoding calcium-binding protein, translating into MAVNWIPGPGPTNGADTGTGDAAYDSFSGWAGNDTLNGGAGNDTIYGDAGNDLLLGGDGIDFLSGGDGNDTIVGNRGNDTFIGGNGNDRLIWNNGDGSDKISGNAGYDVVEVNGAGAAGDNFRLQRDAQGRAIFDRLNLVPFTLTVDTAERFEINGGGGDDTLDVNDLAGTGVNAVWFTGGAGNDLLDGSGTATPLTAFGGEGNDSLTGGTGNDNLYGDAGNDLLLGGDGIDFLSGGDGNDTIVGNRGNDTFIGGNGNDRLIWNNGDGSDKISGNAGYDVVEVNGAGAAGDNFRLQRDAQGRAIFDRLNLVPFTLTVDTAERFEINGGGGNDTLDVNSLAGTGVNAVWFTGAAGNDLLDGSGTATPLTGFGGEGNDSLYGGAGNDSLYGDAGNDILQGGKGNDILTGGNGSDRFVFNTGAWFNSADLGVDKITDFSRTYDKIVLDKTTFVGLNDLYQIQIVANDAAAATSSGLITYSLGTGNLFFNQNLTSPGYGTGSLFANIDNDNKPFTAPPVLATTDFQIVA; encoded by the coding sequence ATGGCAGTAAATTGGATTCCAGGCCCAGGGCCAACCAATGGAGCAGATACAGGTACTGGTGATGCCGCTTATGATAGTTTCAGTGGTTGGGCTGGAAATGACACCCTCAATGGTGGCGCTGGCAATGACACCATCTATGGTGATGCTGGTAATGACTTGTTACTAGGTGGTGATGGTATCGACTTTTTATCCGGTGGAGACGGGAACGATACCATAGTCGGAAATCGGGGCAACGACACCTTCATCGGCGGAAACGGCAACGACCGACTCATCTGGAACAATGGTGACGGAAGCGACAAAATCAGTGGTAACGCTGGTTATGACGTAGTTGAGGTTAACGGTGCGGGTGCTGCGGGGGACAACTTCCGCCTGCAACGAGATGCCCAAGGCAGAGCAATTTTTGATCGGCTCAATCTGGTTCCTTTTACTCTAACTGTGGATACCGCAGAGAGGTTTGAAATCAATGGTGGTGGCGGTGATGACACCCTTGATGTCAACGATCTGGCAGGAACAGGAGTAAATGCGGTATGGTTTACAGGCGGGGCGGGCAATGACTTGCTCGATGGTAGTGGCACAGCTACACCGTTGACAGCCTTTGGCGGTGAGGGGAATGACAGCCTGACAGGTGGTACTGGCAATGACAACCTTTATGGTGATGCTGGTAATGACTTGTTACTAGGTGGCGATGGTATCGACTTTTTATCCGGTGGGGACGGGAACGATACCATAGTCGGAAATCGGGGCAACGACACCTTCATCGGCGGAAACGGCAACGACCGACTCATCTGGAACAATGGTGACGGAAGCGACAAAATCAGTGGTAACGCTGGTTATGATGTAGTTGAGGTTAACGGTGCGGGTGCTGCGGGAGACAACTTCCGGCTGCAACGAGATGCCCAAGGCAGAGCAATTTTTGATCGGCTCAATCTGGTTCCTTTCACTCTAACTGTGGATACCGCAGAGAGGTTTGAAATCAATGGTGGTGGCGGTAATGACACCCTTGATGTCAACAGCCTGGCAGGAACAGGAGTAAATGCGGTATGGTTCACAGGCGCGGCTGGCAATGACTTGCTTGATGGTAGTGGCACAGCTACACCATTGACAGGCTTTGGCGGTGAGGGTAATGACAGCCTCTATGGTGGTGCTGGCAATGACAGCCTCTATGGTGATGCTGGTAATGATATCTTGCAAGGTGGTAAAGGTAATGACATTCTTACAGGTGGTAATGGTAGCGATCGCTTTGTGTTCAACACAGGCGCATGGTTCAATAGTGCTGATCTGGGTGTAGATAAAATTACTGACTTCAGCCGCACTTATGACAAAATTGTCTTAGATAAGACAACTTTTGTCGGACTCAATGATTTGTATCAAATTCAGATAGTAGCTAATGATGCAGCAGCTGCAACTAGCTCTGGACTCATTACTTACAGTCTTGGAACTGGCAACTTATTCTTCAACCAAAACTTGACATCACCAGGCTATGGCACAGGTAGTCTGTTTGCCAACATTGATAACGATAACAAGCCATTCACAGCCCCACCAGTATTAGCAACTACAGACTTTCAGATCGTTGCGTAA
- the leuC gene encoding 3-isopropylmalate dehydratase large subunit, translating into MSKGTLFDKVWDLHTVGTLPSGLTQLFIGLHLIHEVTSPQAFAMLRERGLKVLFPERTVATVDHIVPTENQARPFADSLAEEMIQALENNCRENNITFYNIGSGSQGIVHVIAPELGLTQPGMTIACGDSHTSSHGAFGAIAFGIGTSQVRDVLASQTLALSKLKVRKVEVNGTLNPGVYAKDVILHIIRTLGVKGGVGYGYEFAGTTFEQMNMEERMTVCNMAIEGGARCGYVNPDQVTYDYLQGRDFAPKGAEWDQAVAWWESIKSDADAEYDDVVVFDAAEIPPTVTWGITPGQGIGVNQLVPQPEELLEEDRFIAEEAYRYMDLYPGQPIKGTKIDVCFIGSCTNGRITDLREAAKIAKGRHVAEGIKAFVVPGSERVKEEAEAEGLDKIFEEAGFEWREPGCSMCLAMNPDKLQGRQISASSSNRNFKGRQGSSSGRTLLMSPAMVATAAIKGEVSDVRELL; encoded by the coding sequence ATGAGCAAAGGTACCCTGTTTGATAAAGTTTGGGACTTACACACCGTTGGTACACTTCCTTCAGGGCTGACGCAACTATTTATTGGGCTTCACCTAATTCATGAAGTCACCAGTCCCCAGGCTTTTGCTATGTTACGCGAGAGGGGACTAAAAGTACTCTTTCCAGAGCGTACCGTTGCTACAGTCGATCATATTGTGCCTACAGAAAATCAGGCGCGTCCCTTTGCCGATAGCTTGGCAGAGGAAATGATTCAGGCGCTCGAAAATAACTGTCGAGAAAATAACATAACTTTTTACAACATTGGTTCTGGCAGTCAGGGTATAGTTCATGTGATCGCTCCAGAACTTGGGCTGACCCAACCAGGAATGACGATCGCTTGTGGAGATAGTCACACTTCGAGTCATGGGGCATTTGGTGCGATCGCATTTGGTATCGGTACTAGTCAAGTCCGGGATGTTCTCGCTTCCCAAACTCTCGCCCTCTCCAAACTAAAAGTCCGCAAAGTTGAAGTTAACGGCACTCTCAACCCTGGAGTTTACGCCAAAGATGTCATCCTGCATATCATCCGCACCCTCGGCGTAAAAGGCGGCGTGGGCTATGGCTACGAATTTGCAGGTACAACCTTTGAGCAAATGAACATGGAAGAGAGGATGACTGTCTGCAATATGGCGATCGAGGGCGGTGCTAGATGCGGCTATGTCAACCCCGATCAAGTCACCTACGATTACTTGCAAGGCAGAGATTTTGCTCCTAAAGGTGCAGAATGGGATCAAGCAGTAGCTTGGTGGGAATCCATCAAGAGCGATGCTGATGCCGAGTATGATGATGTGGTCGTATTCGACGCAGCTGAAATTCCGCCTACTGTCACCTGGGGGATTACTCCTGGTCAAGGTATCGGTGTCAACCAGTTAGTGCCTCAGCCAGAAGAACTGCTGGAAGAAGACCGATTTATTGCCGAAGAAGCTTACCGCTACATGGATTTATACCCTGGTCAACCCATCAAGGGTACTAAAATAGATGTCTGCTTTATTGGTAGTTGCACCAACGGCAGAATTACTGATTTGCGGGAAGCGGCGAAAATTGCCAAAGGTCGCCACGTTGCAGAAGGAATCAAAGCCTTCGTTGTCCCCGGTTCCGAAAGGGTGAAGGAAGAAGCGGAAGCTGAAGGACTGGACAAAATCTTTGAAGAAGCTGGATTTGAATGGCGTGAACCGGGATGTTCTATGTGCCTAGCCATGAACCCCGATAAGCTACAAGGAAGACAAATCAGTGCTTCCTCATCTAATCGCAACTTTAAAGGAAGACAAGGTTCCTCTTCCGGTCGGACATTGTTAATGAGTCCGGCGATGGTCGCCACTGCTGCCATTAAAGGCGAAGTCTCTGATGTGCGTGAGTTGCTGTAA
- a CDS encoding serine hydrolase: protein MSESSDELTGFSRRQPLNRRQPPQKVQKVVKKKVKANSQQQTTSGREGALTRAKNPISPPPIPGARRRVKSGLVMPAAVKPIPNARGIPPFRPGAVMVKTVRMEKPKMGRRSSPKTRLKPMAKTILYIVRLLIVGVGMGAIVGTVLSVLDPANRVSPNSAQQSNSNVVRSQPQPTQTPPGTPSSLYLSQEITSLKIAVQNLADNNPNLTPGVFLVDLDTGNYVDVNGSNSFPAASTIKVPILIAFFQDVDAGKIRLDEMLTMEQNMIAGGSGNLQYKSAGTQYTALEVVTKMITISDNTATNMLIAKLGGMDALNQRFRTWGLTTTMIRNQLPDLQGTNTTSPKELGNLMAIVSQGNLVSMPSRDLMLDILRRTERNTLLPSGLGTGARVYHKTGDIGTMLADAGLIIVPTGKRYVAAVMVQRPGNDPRAEKLISSISRAAYEEFSKNAVIPNSTTNIIPTNGYQPQVMNPALPNSTTGTMPMSVYQPPVVSPVPNGMGSTVPANGYQSPVMNPQYYPPR from the coding sequence GTGTCAGAGTCAAGTGACGAACTAACAGGTTTCTCGCGGCGTCAGCCCTTAAATCGCCGCCAGCCGCCACAAAAAGTTCAAAAAGTGGTAAAAAAGAAAGTTAAAGCTAACAGCCAGCAGCAAACTACGAGTGGACGAGAAGGAGCGCTAACACGCGCCAAAAATCCGATTAGTCCTCCCCCAATCCCTGGTGCTAGACGTAGGGTAAAATCGGGGTTAGTTATGCCAGCAGCAGTAAAACCAATACCTAATGCAAGGGGGATTCCCCCCTTTCGACCAGGTGCTGTAATGGTCAAAACAGTGCGGATGGAAAAGCCAAAAATGGGCAGGCGCTCATCGCCAAAGACGCGGTTAAAGCCAATGGCAAAAACCATACTCTATATTGTGCGGTTATTGATTGTGGGTGTTGGCATGGGAGCCATTGTGGGTACTGTGTTGTCAGTATTAGACCCAGCGAATCGCGTCAGTCCTAATTCAGCGCAGCAATCTAATAGTAATGTGGTGCGATCGCAGCCACAACCTACCCAAACTCCCCCAGGTACACCTTCAAGCCTATATTTATCTCAGGAAATTACCTCTTTGAAAATTGCCGTGCAAAATTTGGCGGACAATAACCCAAATCTTACACCCGGAGTTTTCTTAGTAGATTTAGATACTGGTAATTATGTAGATGTTAATGGCTCTAACAGTTTTCCGGCGGCTAGCACAATTAAAGTGCCAATTCTGATTGCCTTTTTTCAGGATGTGGACGCAGGGAAAATTCGGCTGGATGAAATGCTGACGATGGAACAGAATATGATCGCTGGCGGTTCGGGAAATCTGCAATACAAGTCAGCAGGAACTCAGTATACTGCTCTAGAAGTCGTCACTAAAATGATTACAATCAGTGACAACACAGCGACAAATATGCTGATTGCCAAACTGGGAGGAATGGACGCTTTAAACCAGCGTTTCCGCACTTGGGGATTGACAACCACAATGATTCGCAATCAACTCCCAGATTTGCAAGGGACAAACACCACTAGTCCCAAAGAACTAGGAAATTTGATGGCGATTGTCAGTCAGGGAAATTTAGTAAGTATGCCATCACGCGATCTCATGCTCGATATCTTGCGTCGCACCGAGAGAAACACTCTGCTGCCATCGGGTTTGGGAACAGGAGCAAGAGTATATCACAAAACGGGCGATATTGGCACAATGTTGGCAGATGCAGGTTTAATTATTGTTCCAACTGGCAAACGCTACGTTGCTGCTGTGATGGTACAACGCCCTGGAAACGATCCTCGCGCCGAAAAACTGATTAGCTCAATTTCTCGTGCTGCCTACGAAGAGTTTAGCAAGAATGCTGTCATACCCAACAGCACTACAAACATTATACCCACGAATGGTTATCAGCCCCAGGTGATGAATCCTGCTTTACCCAACAGTACAACAGGCACAATGCCTATGAGCGTTTATCAGCCTCCTGTGGTGAGTCCTGTACCCAACGGCATGGGAAGTACTGTACCGGCTAACGGTTATCAATCTCCAGTGATGAATCCGCAGTATTACCCTCCAAGATAA